One stretch of Halictus rubicundus isolate RS-2024b unplaced genomic scaffold, iyHalRubi1_principal scaffold0866, whole genome shotgun sequence DNA includes these proteins:
- the LOC143364702 gene encoding uncharacterized protein LOC143364702, with the protein MTTVATHALKATIASRVSNYQRSLTFLIVNDIAPFVPDQEIDRGTIKIPPNLHLADPEFHRPAPIDLLLGSGTALSILCVGQIVLSRPDESDLYLQKSQLGWVNGGSAPVTSPAHGTLCHATTALQFDLTRFWEVEEGPQRQHLSESDIICESHFQEHTVRNRDGRYVVALPFNEKLSRLGDSKVQAKKRLHSLERKLQREPALKQEYHAVIQEYLDLGHMSELPQEQQSPEGYYLPHHGVVKVTSDTTKLRVVFDGSATTNSGIALNDALHTGPKIQDDLLHILLRFRIHRYVLTGDIEKMYRQFLVRPEDRKFQRILWRDTTGSIKTYELNTVTFGLSAAPYLAIRCLTQLSRDEGHRFPQAGKILLRDFYVDDVLTGTSTIEEALSLREDLTQILKTARLTIRQWASNDLTLLTGLPEQAINKKLYLGESSTLKTLGIVWNSSNDSITYAVETCSPPSRSTKRSITSEIAKIYDPLGLLGPVIVTAKMLLQRIWTIKVDWDESLPMDIHTEWIRFYNRLPALNNITFPRRTIIESPRKVELHGFSDASEKAYGACLYLRTTDSRGHTETTLLFAKSKVAPLKTISIPRLELCGALLLTSLVETAKQALPVEIHKTIYWTDSTIVLHWVKTSPHTLKTFVANRVSEIQRRTANADWRHVPTADNPADLISRGQSPEDFLQPSIWQHGPTWLNEEESFWPTTELPQPETIPEQRVAICLKALICDTTILDNCSSWGKLQRIIARCLRWKGSNTTKGSLTSSELRYAHDVIIKLIQRQHFAEELRCLSRSEIGVKGKLQQLNPFIDKDGILRVGGRLKNSRIPFAQKHPIVLPKARITALIIEHEHRIQLHAGTQATLYAIRRRYWPIDGRSQVGKTIRNCVRCYRVQPPPTQYVMGDLPEARVTDSRPFANVGVDYCGPFFIKERRYRSRTHIKVYVAVFVCLSVKAIHLELVSDLTSEAFIAALRRFIARRGHCINIYSDNGTNFVGANNELRDLRELLQSDDHNEKVKTFLADRSITWNFIPPLTPHFGGIWEAAVKSFKRHFWRIAGAERFTFEVFNTLIIEIEAVLNSRPLTPISSDPNDTLVLTPGHFLIGDSLTSLRERDFRDVPSNRLSTWQHIQKLKQHFWNRWYKEYLNEMTSRSRWSSGTHPIKEGTIVLLREDNVPPMQWPLGRVIKVYPGSDGIVRAATVRTATTTLDRGVKRLVPLPNQPEEEPRDPTSTSRTRDPSTDNN; encoded by the coding sequence ATGACCACTGTAGCAACCCACGCACTGAAGGCTACTATAGCTTCGCGAGTAAGCAATTACCAACGTTCGCTTACGTTCCTCATTGTGAACGACATCGCGCCTTTCGTTCCAGATCAAGAGATTGATcgcggaacaataaaaattccgccGAATCTGCACCTTGCAGATCCGGAATTCCATCGACCGGCACCGATCGATTTGTTATTAGGATCCGGAACAGCCCTCTCAATCTTATGCGTCGGCCAAATTGTCTTGTCACGCCCAGATGAGTCCGATCTCTACCTTCAAAAATCGCAACTCGGTTGGGTCAACGGGGGGAGCGCGCCAGTCACTTCTCCTGCTCATGGCACACTTTGCCACGCGACCACCGCGTTACAATTCGACCTCACCCGTTTCTGGGAGGTTGAAGAAGGCCCACAAAGACAGCATCTGTCTGAATCTGATATAATTTGCGAAAGCCATTTCCAAGAACACACAGTTCGGAATCGTGACGGCAGATACGTCGTGGCTTTACCTTTCAACGAGAAATTGTCGCGTCTCGGAGACTCCAAGGTACAAGcgaaaaaaagactccattcaTTGGAGCGAAAACTCCAACGAGAACCCGCACTCAAGCAAGAGTATCACGCGGTGATCCAAGAATACCTTGACCTCGGACACATGAGCGAACTGCCACAGGAACAACAGTCACCTGAGGGGTATTACCTACCACATCACGGGGTCGTTAAGGTCACCAGTGACACAACCAAACTCCGCGTAGTCTTCGACGGTTCTGCCACGACTAATTCAGGCATAGCATTAAATGACGCTCTCCACACCGGTCCAAAAATTCAAGACGATCTACTCCACATTTTATTAAGATTCCGCATTCATCGATACGTACTGACGGGAGACATTGAAAAGATGTACCGACAGTTCCTTGTACGTCCGGAAGACAGGAAATTTCAGCGTATCCTCTGGCGCGATACTACGGGTTCTATTAAAACTTATGAGCTGAATACTGTGACATTTGGACTATCTGCTGCACCATATCTTGCAATTCGCTGTTTGACACAGCTCAGTCGAGACGAAGGCCACCGCTTTCCTCAAGCCGGCAAGATTTTATTGCGTGACTTTTACGTGGATGACGTTCTGACCGGTACATCGACCATAGAAGAGGCATTATCCTTACGCGAAGACCTCACACAAATACTCAAGACCGCAAGACTGACAATACGACAATGGGCATCTAATGACCTTACTCTTCTGACTGGCTTGCCCGAGCAGGccattaacaaaaaattatacctGGGAGAGTCATCCACTCTCAAAACCTTAGGGATTGTCTGGAATTCCTCAAACGACTCTATTACGTACGCAGTCGAAACTTGCTCTCCACCATCACGTTCGACCAAACGCAGTATCACCTCAGAAATAGCAAAGATATATGATCCACTAGGGCTGCTCGGGCCAGTAATTGTTACGGCAAAAATGCTACTACAAAGGATCTGGACCATAAAGGTTGACTGGGACGAGTCGCTGCCAATGGATATCCATACCGAATGGATACGTTTTTATAATAGATTGCCAGCGCTGAACAACATCACGTTCCCGCGACGCACAATCATTGAATCGCCAAGAAAAGTCGAACTACACGGTTTTAGTGACGCAAGCGAAAAGGCCTACGGAGCATGCCTCTACCTGCGTACAACCGACTCACGCGGTCACACCGAGACAACTCTTTTGTTCGCTAAATCCAAGGTCGCCCCATTGAAAACGATCTCAATACCACGACTCGAATTATGTGGAGCACTTCTGCTAACCTCTCTTGTCGAGACCGCAAAACAAGCGCTACCTGTGGAAATACATAAAACCATCTATTGGACCGACTCCACCATTGTTCTCCATTGGGTGAAGACATCTCCACACACTCTAAAAACCTTCGTGGCTAACAGAGTGTCGGAAATTCAAAGGCGCACAGCTAACGCAGATTGGCGACACGTACCCACTGCCGACAACCCGGCCGATCTTATCTCGCGAGGTCAATCACCAGAAGACTTCCTTCAACCTTCCATCTGGCAACACGGTCCGACTTGGCTCAACGAAGAAGAATCTTTCTGGCCCACTACCGAACTACCTCAACCAGAGACAATCCCAGAACAAAGGGTCGCGATTTGTCTCAAAGCATTAATTTGCGACACCACGATTCTGGACAACTGCTCCTCATGGGGAAAGCTTCAAAGAATCATCGCGCGCTGTCTCCGATGGAAAGGATCTAACACCACCAAAGGAAGTCTGACATCCTCCGAACTAAGATACGCCCACGACGTAATCATCAAACTGATACAAAGACAACACTTTGCAGAAGAATTGCGCTGCCTCTCGAGAAGCGAAATAGGCGTTAAGGGTAAGCTGCAACAACTGAACCCATTCATCGACAAAGACGGAATTCTGCGAGTAGGAGGCCGTCTGAAGAATTCGCGAATTCCATTCGCGCAAAAACATCCCATCGTCCTCCCAAAGGCTCGAATCACGGCATTAATAATAGAACACGAGCATCGAATACAATTACACGCTGGTACACAGGCTACCCTATACGCGATTAGACGCCGTTATTGGCCCATCGACGGTCGGAGTCAGGTAGGGAAAACCATCAGAAACTGCGTCCGCTGCTACCGTGTCCAACCGCCGCCAACACAATACGTGATGGGCGACCTACCTGAGGCTCGAGTCACCGACTCACGCCCATTTGCAAACGTCGGCGTTGATTATTGCGGTCCCTTTTTCATAAAGGAGCGACGATACCGAAGTCGAACCCACATTAAAGTATATGTCGCAGTTTTCGTTTGCCTCTCAGTAAAAGCCATTCACCTAGAATTGGTTAGCGATCTTACCTCCGAAGCATTTATAGCAGCCCTACGTCGTTTCATTGCTAGACGAGGTCATTGTATTAACATTTACTCTGACAATGGCACCAATTTCGTCGGCGCCAACAACGAGCTTCGAGACCTCCGCGAACTTTTGCAGTCCGATGACCACAACGAGAAGGTCAAAACCTTTCTTGCTGACCGATCCATCACGTGGAATTTTATTCCTCCATTAACACCTCACTTCGGCGGCAtctgggaagcggccgtgaaatcaTTCAAGCGTCATTTCTGGCGTATCGCAGGTGCTGAACGATTTACATTTGAAGTGTTCAACACTTTaattattgagatagaagcCGTTCTAAATTCACGTCCTTTAACTCCCATTTCATCAGACCCAAATGACACCCTTGTCCTAACTCCTGGCCATTTCCTGATTGGCGACTCGTTAACGAGTCTGCGCGAGCGCGATTTCAGGGATGTGCCATCAAACAGACTTTCAACCTGGCAACATATCCAGAAACTAAAGCAGCATTTCTGGAACCGATGGTACAAGGAGTACCTAAACGAGATGACGAGTCGTTCGAGATGGTCCAGCGGTACACACCCCATCAAGGAGGGCACCATCGTGCTCTTGAGGGAGGACAACGTACCACCGATGCAGTGGCCACTCGGGAGAGTCATCAAGGTCTACCCCGGATCTGATGGCATAGTTCGAGCTGCAACAGTGAGAACAGCCACAACCACACTCGATCGGGGCGTAAAACGGCTTGTACCGTTACCGAACCAGCCAGAGGAGGAACCACGGGATCCAACATCGACGTCAAGAACGCGCGATCCCTCAACCGATAATAACTAA